From a single Nicotiana tomentosiformis chromosome 2, ASM39032v3, whole genome shotgun sequence genomic region:
- the LOC138905175 gene encoding uncharacterized protein: MWRHYLYDIHVDIYMDHKSLQYVFKQKELNLRQRQWLDLLKYYDVDILYHPGKMNVVTDALSRTSMGILSYLKPDKSDIACDIHQLANLGVRLLDSGNLGVIIQDTTISSLVTEVNECQYEDPVVDHYRYTTSQKEKTPFEITGDGVLRYRGRLCVPNVIEVLNLQLISGVPSKKDWGLRSPMGSFEIGETKLVGPDLVHQAVEKIKLIRKRLLAAQSCQKSYAYNRRRDLKFQVDDWVFLKVSPMKGVMRFGKKGNLSPRYIGPYKIIRRVVQVAYELDLPSNLESVHLVFHVSMLRKCIGDPANVIPVDDV, translated from the exons atGTGGAGACACTATTTGTAtgacattcatgttgatatctatatggatcataagagccttcaatatgtcttcaagcaaaaggaattgaatttacgtcagaggCAATGGTTGGATCTACTAAAatactatgatgttgatattttataccatccaggaaagATGAATGTAGTAACTGACGCCCTCAGCCGTACATCAATGGGTATCCTATCATATTTAAAGCCAGATAAGAGTGATATAGCCTGTGATATTCATCAGCTAGCCAaccttggagttcgattactagatTCAGGTAATCTCGGAGTTattattcaggacacgacaatatcctctttagtaactgaagtgaatgaatgccagtatgaggatcctgtgGTAGATCACTATAGATATACAACCTCTCAAAAGGAGAAGAcgccatttgagattacaggagatggagtcctcagatatcgaggtcgattatgtgttcctaatgtg atagaggtgctcaatttacagctaatttctggagttccttccaaaaaggattggggactcag GTCTCCTATGGGAtcgttcgagattggggaaactaagttagtaggaccagattTGGTACATCaagcagttgagaagattaagcttataaggaaaaggctattagcagctcagagttgtcagaagtcctatgcatataatcgacgacgagacttgaaGTTTCAGGTagacgactgggtattcctaaaggtatcaccgatgaaaggcgttatgagatttggtaagaaaggaaatcttagccctcggtacattggaccttataagattatacgtaGAGTAgtccaagtagcatatgagttagacttgccttccaacttggagtctgtacatctagtatttcatgtgtctatgctccgtaagtgtaTTGGAGATCCAGCTAATGTCATTCCAGTTGATGATGTTTAG